CTCGGAGAAGGCCGTCCTACCGGAGGCCGACAACGCCACCGGTCGTGGACTCGGGTACCATGTCGCCGATGTGTTCCTCGACGAGATCTTGCCCGTGCTCCCGGTTAGCCTGAAGTCGATGGAGCTGCTGTTGGCCCCCTTCTTCACTGTGCTGGAGAAGTCGGCCGACAGGGTGCTGGTGAGTAAGGTTAGGTCCAGCTTGTTTGAGAGGTTTCTGGAGAGCGGCAGTCAGCTGCTTGAGATGACGAGGAAAGGTGAAGAGATGGAGAAGGGGAGCGTGGAGGAGAAGCTTGGGAAGGTCGGGCTGTTGTTTGGATTCAGCAAGAGATTCCTGGATATCGGGGCGAGTGCTAAGACCGTGCAGGGAAATCGGAAGGTGGTGTTTGGGCTGAGGGATGCGTTTGTTAAGCTCGAAAAGGGATTGGAGCTGTCTGGTGTTAAGATCTCTGAGCCAGAGTTTCAGGGCACTCAGGTGCCAATGGTGGCAGTGGTAGAAAATGGCATGGATTTGGATGAGGCAAAGGtggaaaagaagaggaagaagaagaaggcaaagagGGCTGCATTAgttgaaggtggggaggaggaggaggtcaaggCTCTGAAGCAAGAGAAGAAGGTGAAGAAagacaagaacaagaaggagaaaaaagaaaagaagaagaaaaataaggttGAGGATAGTGATGGAGGGGATAGCAGTGAGCAGAGTATAGATGCCACATCAGAGGACCAGCAGATGGGCGATGACACTGATGCCATTACATTTGATGAGGCTTTGATGTCCAATCTTCAAAAGCAGTTTGAGAAGGCTGCTGCAGAAGCCGGGATGCCGGTGACACCAGTTACTGCTAAAGTGGCAAAGAAGAGGAACCGCTCAAAATCTTCCGATAGGTCATCAGAAGTTTCTGGTGGAGGTGTTGGCAGCCAAGGTAATGTTCCTGCTCAGGATGGAGATAAGAGTGGTAAGAAAGTGAGGTTCTCAATGAAGAGTAATCTAGTTTGGAACCCTCCTACTCCTTTACCACCACAGTGCTTGAGGCTCCCACCATCTGCTACTCCAAGAGGGAGTGCACTAAAAAGTGGAGTTCGGCCTGGGCCTATAAAGGAAAGCTCCacgccggtgaagaaggccaaggcaaAAGCAAAGTCTgcaaagaagttgttgaagaagagCCCTTCCTCTGCTGTGAAGCGCTTGCGGAAGTTGCAAACCTTCTCCGCGTGAAACTCTTGAATGCATGATGGCATGTAGGCCGTACCATTCTGCCTTTTAAATTGTGCTCTCATCGTAACTTGATTCTTCTCCATTAGGTAGTCTTATACACTGTTGGCTTGCTGCTACCTTTGCATTATTTATGGATTGCTTAATTATGTGTCTTGTCATAGTGCATTCTTGATAATCTTGTGATAATTATTGTTTTGTGGTAGCAGAGCCCTTTTGATTTCTCGCTCTCTGATAATCCCCGTTTGGTTCTAACTTCATTTGCATCATGGCAGCAATGGCTTAGTGCAGTTCATGATTTATAATGGGCTGATTCGTACAAAGTACAAACTGCATGTGCAATGTCGTATTGTTAGTGCTGAAGACAGGCTGATTGTTCCCTTTGTTCCATGATGTTTCCTTTGGATGAAGTTAGACATAACAATTCTTAGAAACCTTGCATGATGAAGATAGCCCTTGATATACTTTGCTTCTTTCAGTATACTTTGATGGGCAATGCCCCCCTGATTGTCGGTATACTTTGATGGGCAATACTCATGGGCTGCTTTCTACAGTCTGCAGGCGCAATCTTGTATTGGTAGTGGTGAATCAGGCTGATTGTTCTCTTTGTGCCTTGATGTTTCCTTTTAAGTTAGATTAGACGTCACAATCTAGAAGCCTTGCATGATGAAGATAGCCCttgatatgtttttcttctgtCAGTATACTTTGTTTGCCATGGCCCCTGATTGTCTGTATGTTTTGCTTCTGTCAGTATACTTTGATCGCCATGCCCTTGATTGTCAGTATATTTTGCTTCTGTCAGTATATACTTTAATTGCCATATCCCCTGATTGTCATTGTACTTTGCTTCTGTCTAATATATTTGGATGTATGTTCTTAAATGAGATTTTTGTGTTAAGTAGTTAAATCACTCACGGGTCGTAAATCTGTTTCGACCTGGTGACCAACTAGATGTCTTTTGCAAGACTGCAACTTTTGGTTCAATTCATGGGTAATTTAAATCTATATACTTGTGTAGTTCGTCCTGCAATTCAATATGAGTTAATTGGATTGTATGAATGATGACATGTCTAAGGTAGTAAGGTTATTTTGTTCAAATACCCTGAGCCCAAGATGTTCCTATGTAATCTTACATTCTGAACTCACAAGCTCATTGTCAAATTTAGTGACTAACAATCATATGCATCTTGggcgatgccccccccccccctcccctgatTGTATGAGTTTTTTGTGGTAAGTAGTTTAATCACTGTTAAGGGTCGTGCATCTGTGTTGATCTGGTCCCAAAGAATGAGGAACTAGATAGCTTCTGCAACTTTTGGTTCAATTTAGGGTAAATTTAATCTGCACCTGTAAAGTTCATCTTGCAATTCAGACTGCATTACTTGGATAATATGAACAATAATTTCTTTGGTTATTTTGTCAAATACTCAGGCCAGGATGTACGCCTTCCGTTCACAAATACAAGTTCTTTTAACTTTTTTTTCTTCTGAATTGGATGTAATATAGGCACGTTTTATTGTGTTCACTTATTTCAATCTGTATGTAGTACATATTGAGATATCAAAAACATCTTATGTTTGTGAACGGTGGAGTACCTATGTAATCTTACATTCAGAACTCACAAGCTTAGTGTTGAATTTGGTGACTAAATTGTGTCGGTTTATTGTATCAGTCGTGTGACTAGCAATTGTATGCATTGTCTTTTCCGTGTTCAGACTTTTTGTCTAAGATTGCGCCGAATTTCTGTGTCTGTTGCTGATCATCTCTGAGCTGGAACTTTCAGTCCTCCAAAATTACTGCTTGCCATTGCAGGGTGTTGTTTCAGCCTGAGCTTCAGTGCTGCTGGTGACAAAATCATAGTCTCATTGTCATTCTTAATGATAGGGAAAAGCTAGTTTGTTACAGTATCTTCCTTTGAGTTATTTTTGTTAACATGAAAAGGATTTTATTCATCTAGCAACATTTTACAGAGAGGAGTGTGAAGGGATTCACACTGAATAATGGGAGAACATCTCTCCCTGGACATTGACCTGAACCTGAAGTGAGGCACCTAACCGGTAGACTGAATTTTGACAGCTAACTGGGCCTGATGATGAGCTTTTACATTGAAGCACCTGTTAACATGATCTATTCTAGTTGGATGAAAAACCGCAGACTGTTGAATAGCTGCAAGAAGTGGTCTGATGATCCAATGACCTGCCGTGCTGAAGATGGATGTAGTTGCCGTCTCCGAAGCCAATATCGCGGAATCTGTGAAAGAAGTTTCATGTTGTTGCAGTCTCCGAAGCCAATATCGCGGCAAACTTACTTGCACTAAGCAATTGAAATTCGAGAACAGTTACTAAAAATTAACCTGATCAAATATAGTTCCATCTATTTTTAAGCCCTAGATACCTCCGTTGCACCTCTGAATACCTTGGTGCCGTTTCACCTCATTATTTTCTCAGCATAAAGCTTCTCTGCGACCCCTTTCGACGCCCTCCAAACATCAGCCACTGCACATTTTCAATGCCAAACGAACATACTGTCAACACTGTTTCGTTACATCTCTATCAGTTGATTCGCTCGTCATTATTATAGTACAGTTGCTCGACGTTGCAGTGTACATCGGGTAGTTTCGATGCATGAATAATGAGTTGTATTATTATTGGGAAATTAGCGTGGTAGATAGACGATACAACCATTTGATCACACCATTTCACGATCCAATTTCCGAAAGGAAGTGCCGAAAATTAGCTACAGATCAAAGATAGCTTTCCTCTATTTTTAAGGCGCCGGCTGACCTCCCTGGCGCCACCAGCTCGCACGCCCTGCACCGCTCGTACGCCGCGCCAGGCAACAACCTTTTCGTTTTCCCTCGAATGGTTTGACCTGGGCGCGCCGGCCATGACCGACACGAGATGATGGCGATGCCGTCGTCGGCGTCCTccacgccggccgccgacgtgttGGGCGTGccgcccccgctgccgccgccgccgggcgcGGACGTGTCCGTCATCGTGGGCGTGCTCACGGGCGTCCTCCTGGggctcttcctcttcctcatctacGCCAAGCACTGCAGGCAACGCGGCGCCCGCGGCGCGGCCGGCCGCCTCGGCCTCGGGTTCCGGGCGTCGTCGACGTGCGACCGGTGCCGCTCCGGCCTGAGCCTCTCGGTCGTCGACGCG
The window above is part of the Triticum aestivum cultivar Chinese Spring chromosome 2A, IWGSC CS RefSeq v2.1, whole genome shotgun sequence genome. Proteins encoded here:
- the LOC123190688 gene encoding ribosomal RNA processing protein 1 homolog yields the protein MAAAAASAEAAAITRRLASCNAGARERAVRHLLADFLPASAPHLSATDLLKLWKGLFFCFWHADKPLYQADLASRLAAAVSAAATPAVAADFLAAYLATIRREWSAIDVHRLDKFYLLNRRFLHHAFLFLGARSFAPDVTAQIVSVISEKAVLPEADNATGRGLGYHVADVFLDEILPVLPVSLKSMELLLAPFFTVLEKSADRVLVSKVRSSLFERFLESGSQLLEMTRKGEEMEKGSVEEKLGKVGLLFGFSKRFLDIGASAKTVQGNRKVVFGLRDAFVKLEKGLELSGVKISEPEFQGTQVPMVAVVENGMDLDEAKVEKKRKKKKAKRAALVEGGEEEEVKALKQEKKVKKDKNKKEKKEKKKKNKVEDSDGGDSSEQSIDATSEDQQMGDDTDAITFDEALMSNLQKQFEKAAAEAGMPVTPVTAKVAKKRNRSKSSDRSSEVSGGGVGSQGNVPAQDGDKSGKKVRFSMKSNLVWNPPTPLPPQCLRLPPSATPRGSALKSGVRPGPIKESSTPVKKAKAKAKSAKKLLKKSPSSAVKRLRKLQTFSA